The Verrucomicrobium spinosum DSM 4136 = JCM 18804 genome includes a region encoding these proteins:
- a CDS encoding protein kinase, translated as MLPKLRRVLIGLALCLAGITSPAIAQEVLKFQVAGQNPGGESGYSGTVELTKAGTSSGTIRWVTGTNKEVTDGIVIRTDKAIGAAYGGEALYAMAVYELKGKSIHATWITSAKPGEAGNYTLTGSDFKGTCNFTDGTAGNVTFTQGKGGLYKVVWDLQAGRYEGIGVRHGDVLVAASGDVKKYFGVAAYAPKGDDIAGVWGTTQMTSPGKETWSLPGDGAEPMAKAPASDGRSVVFGGQTYQLMENKSAPGQATSELREYLQPGEDWASYRKLVGLRMQNVKGADATTLARATLEQVQKQHPSSFVNEIEMEPDTATILFILVTDGDVEFNLWNYRKTSAGVASAQFVLRNKPPFDTQKKFKAEQDKNYDSWIAEIKKLGGEAEALLAASAGAVAGEPMTKKNEKSAMSDAELAKAIKVDLDKCVAVAEKFVDHMEAGRLAEGVALMSDRTFESISRPEFIKKLEKSNQVFGKLKKFVPDKKATDFGVKGGIMTFILQGDGEYENGDVRETLTFIRNEQGGVDFVAYNRTAKP; from the coding sequence ATGCTCCCCAAGCTTCGCCGAGTGTTGATTGGGCTGGCCCTTTGTCTGGCTGGCATAACGTCCCCTGCCATTGCGCAGGAGGTCCTCAAGTTCCAGGTTGCCGGACAGAATCCAGGCGGGGAGAGTGGCTACTCAGGCACGGTGGAGCTCACCAAAGCGGGCACGTCCTCAGGAACAATCCGCTGGGTGACGGGCACCAACAAGGAAGTTACCGATGGTATCGTCATTCGTACCGACAAGGCCATCGGTGCCGCCTATGGCGGAGAGGCCCTCTACGCGATGGCTGTGTATGAGCTTAAAGGAAAGAGCATCCATGCCACGTGGATCACCTCGGCCAAGCCCGGCGAAGCTGGGAACTACACGCTGACTGGCAGCGACTTCAAAGGCACGTGCAACTTCACCGATGGCACGGCGGGCAATGTGACTTTCACCCAAGGCAAAGGAGGCTTGTACAAGGTGGTGTGGGACCTCCAGGCGGGGCGTTATGAGGGCATCGGCGTCCGGCATGGGGACGTGCTCGTGGCTGCCTCGGGGGACGTGAAGAAGTATTTCGGCGTGGCAGCCTATGCTCCCAAAGGGGACGACATCGCTGGCGTATGGGGGACCACCCAGATGACCTCGCCCGGCAAGGAGACTTGGAGCCTGCCGGGGGATGGGGCCGAACCGATGGCAAAGGCACCCGCCTCGGATGGGCGTTCTGTCGTGTTCGGAGGTCAGACCTATCAGCTCATGGAAAACAAGAGCGCGCCCGGTCAGGCCACCAGTGAATTGCGTGAGTACCTACAGCCAGGTGAAGACTGGGCCAGCTATCGCAAATTGGTGGGGCTGCGCATGCAGAATGTGAAAGGCGCAGATGCCACCACCCTGGCGCGCGCCACGCTGGAACAGGTGCAGAAGCAGCACCCCAGCAGCTTCGTGAACGAGATCGAGATGGAGCCGGACACGGCCACCATTCTCTTCATCCTCGTGACCGACGGAGATGTGGAGTTCAACCTCTGGAACTACCGCAAGACCTCCGCGGGTGTGGCCAGTGCGCAGTTTGTGCTGCGTAACAAGCCTCCGTTTGACACCCAGAAGAAGTTCAAGGCGGAGCAGGACAAGAACTACGACTCATGGATCGCAGAGATCAAAAAGCTCGGCGGGGAAGCCGAAGCGCTGCTGGCAGCCAGTGCCGGAGCTGTCGCCGGTGAGCCGATGACGAAGAAAAATGAGAAATCCGCCATGAGCGATGCCGAGCTCGCGAAAGCGATCAAAGTCGATCTCGACAAGTGCGTCGCAGTGGCAGAGAAATTTGTGGATCACATGGAAGCCGGCCGGCTTGCCGAAGGCGTCGCGCTTATGAGCGACCGCACCTTCGAGTCCATCTCCCGCCCCGAGTTCATCAAGAAACTGGAAAAATCAAACCAGGTCTTCGGCAAGCTCAAGAAGTTTGTGCCAGACAAGAAGGCCACCGACTTTGGCGTCAAAGGCGGTATCATGACCTTCATCCTGCAGGGAGACGGCGAGTATGAAAACGGCGATGTCCGCGAGACGCTCACCTTCATCCGTAACGAACAGGGCGGCGTGGACTTCGTAGCCTACAATCGCACGGCCAAACCCTGA
- a CDS encoding DUF2167 domain-containing protein: MKSSFAAFAVAFGLAFAPAFVPAQTPAPAPIAAEAEPSAEEEAKKEAAMLKELGAQFEGTGKIGSRAEVQIPEGYIFFGPSGTKKLLKQWGNLIGGNEDGLLMNREKGWSVVFEFDDVGYVKDDDKDELNADKMMKMFKDNEPAVNEARKEAGLSAQHTLGFTLPPRYNPDTNNLEWAIRFNFEGTPGEQVNHNTKLLGRKGVMQATLLCNPEELEAVQPDYQKVLTGFKFNQGETYAEFRQGDKVATYGLVGLVAGGAAFAAGKAGLFAKLGVVFAKFYKFIIAGVLALFVGIKKLFGGRDNSQYR; encoded by the coding sequence ATGAAATCTTCTTTCGCTGCGTTCGCGGTTGCCTTCGGTCTGGCCTTCGCTCCCGCTTTTGTCCCGGCCCAGACCCCGGCACCTGCTCCCATTGCCGCCGAGGCGGAACCTTCGGCAGAGGAGGAGGCCAAGAAAGAGGCGGCCATGCTCAAGGAACTGGGGGCCCAGTTTGAAGGGACCGGCAAGATCGGATCCCGCGCCGAAGTGCAGATTCCGGAAGGCTACATTTTCTTTGGGCCCTCCGGCACGAAGAAGCTTCTCAAACAGTGGGGCAACCTCATTGGTGGCAATGAAGACGGCCTGCTCATGAATCGTGAGAAGGGCTGGTCCGTGGTGTTCGAGTTTGATGACGTCGGCTATGTGAAAGACGACGACAAAGACGAGCTCAATGCGGACAAGATGATGAAGATGTTCAAGGACAACGAGCCTGCGGTGAATGAGGCCCGCAAGGAGGCAGGGCTCTCCGCACAGCACACCTTGGGCTTCACCCTTCCTCCCCGGTACAATCCTGACACCAACAACCTGGAGTGGGCCATCCGCTTCAACTTCGAAGGCACCCCGGGCGAGCAGGTCAACCACAACACCAAGCTGCTGGGCCGCAAGGGCGTGATGCAAGCCACCCTGCTCTGCAATCCTGAGGAGCTGGAAGCTGTCCAGCCCGACTACCAAAAGGTATTGACCGGGTTCAAGTTCAACCAGGGTGAGACCTATGCGGAATTCCGCCAGGGGGACAAGGTGGCCACCTACGGCCTCGTGGGCCTCGTGGCCGGCGGTGCAGCCTTTGCCGCTGGCAAGGCAGGTCTCTTTGCCAAGCTGGGTGTGGTGTTTGCCAAGTTCTACAAGTTCATCATCGCGGGTGTCTTGGCATTGTTCGTGGGCATCAAGAAACTCTTCGGTGGCCGGGACAACTCCCAGTACCGGTAA
- a CDS encoding NADPH-dependent FMN reductase, which translates to MKITLVSGTNRPGSNTRKVVSHIARLYADLGQPVDILDLADLPPEIFHPSSYASKPASFSRFSDAVLASDGLHVVTPEYNGSVPGVLKYFIDMLKFPESFEHRPVAFTGLGAGMWGALRPVEQLQAIFGYRNAFVFPERVFMPGVNSLLGDDGTVIDPDVVGRLKSQVQGFLDFVKKLKA; encoded by the coding sequence ATGAAAATCACTCTTGTAAGCGGCACGAACCGCCCCGGCAGCAACACCCGCAAAGTCGTCAGCCACATCGCCCGCCTCTACGCTGATCTGGGCCAGCCGGTGGACATTCTCGATCTGGCCGACCTTCCCCCGGAGATTTTTCATCCTTCCTCCTACGCCAGCAAGCCGGCCTCCTTCTCGCGGTTCAGCGACGCGGTTCTGGCCAGTGACGGCCTCCACGTGGTGACGCCGGAGTACAATGGCAGTGTTCCGGGCGTGCTGAAGTATTTCATCGACATGCTGAAGTTCCCTGAGAGCTTCGAGCACCGTCCTGTGGCCTTCACCGGCCTCGGGGCTGGCATGTGGGGTGCCCTGCGTCCGGTGGAGCAGCTCCAGGCCATCTTTGGCTACCGCAATGCCTTCGTGTTTCCGGAACGGGTCTTCATGCCCGGCGTGAACTCGTTGCTCGGCGATGATGGCACGGTCATTGATCCCGATGTGGTCGGCCGCCTCAAGTCCCAGGTGCAGGGGTTCCTGGACTTCGTCAAGAAGCTCAAAGCCTGA
- a CDS encoding DoxX family protein yields MKFLQLNFIPRSTDLGLLVLRVWLGLSMGVLHGLVKAKNFDGILSQFKSMIGLGAKPELMLALFAELVCSVLLVLGLFTRVAAVFLIVTMAVAFFLAHGAALSGAGSGELAFIYLAGFVTLFFTGAGKFSVDSKLGGR; encoded by the coding sequence ATGAAATTCCTTCAGCTCAACTTCATTCCCCGCAGCACAGATCTTGGCCTCCTGGTCCTCCGAGTCTGGCTGGGTCTCTCCATGGGAGTGCTTCACGGCCTCGTCAAAGCCAAGAACTTTGACGGCATCCTGTCCCAGTTCAAATCCATGATCGGCCTGGGGGCCAAACCTGAGCTCATGCTGGCCCTCTTTGCAGAACTGGTCTGCTCCGTGCTGCTGGTCTTGGGACTCTTTACCCGCGTGGCCGCAGTGTTCCTGATCGTCACCATGGCCGTGGCCTTCTTCTTGGCCCATGGAGCCGCGCTTTCCGGCGCGGGCAGCGGAGAGCTCGCCTTCATCTACCTCGCCGGATTTGTGACCCTTTTCTTCACCGGCGCTGGCAAGTTCTCGGTGGACTCCAAGCTGGGCGGACGCTGA